One Thermoanaerobaculia bacterium genomic region harbors:
- a CDS encoding glycerophosphodiester phosphodiesterase, whose protein sequence is MSDWTAPHPLWIVGHRGSPRRARENTLDSFDFAEAEGADAIELDLQQTRDGELVVFHDDAIPIGTERHAVRAMASIDVRGLLLESPFGEYRIPTLDDLFQRYGNAWRYVLEVKVNAATDRALAARRVCDVIAGFGLGPRCLVASFDADLLRRVAGRESGVATSYLFDRAVALPEAGQPRGIFPPCVAVGPRADFATEAFVAAAARAGLTVHPWTVDSPEEIQALADRGVASITTNEPALAARVLRG, encoded by the coding sequence ATGAGCGACTGGACGGCGCCGCATCCCCTCTGGATCGTCGGCCACCGCGGCTCGCCGCGCCGGGCGCGGGAGAACACCCTCGACAGCTTCGATTTCGCGGAGGCGGAAGGCGCCGACGCGATCGAGCTCGACCTGCAGCAGACGCGCGACGGCGAGCTCGTCGTCTTCCACGACGACGCGATCCCGATCGGCACCGAGCGGCACGCGGTCCGCGCGATGGCGTCGATCGACGTTCGCGGTCTTCTCCTCGAGTCTCCGTTCGGGGAGTACCGGATTCCGACCCTCGACGACCTCTTCCAGCGATACGGGAACGCGTGGCGCTACGTCCTCGAGGTCAAGGTCAACGCGGCGACCGACCGGGCGCTCGCGGCCCGGCGCGTCTGCGACGTGATCGCCGGCTTCGGGCTCGGGCCGCGGTGCCTCGTGGCGTCCTTCGACGCGGACCTGCTCCGGCGCGTGGCGGGGCGGGAGAGCGGGGTCGCGACGTCCTATCTGTTCGACCGCGCCGTCGCGCTCCCGGAGGCCGGGCAGCCGCGGGGGATCTTCCCGCCGTGCGTCGCCGTGGGCCCGAGGGCGGATTTTGCGACGGAAGCCTTCGTCGCCGCCGCGGCGCGCGCGGGCCTGACCGTGCATCCCTGGACCGTGGACTCGCCCGAGGAGATCCAGGCTCTGGCCGACCGGGGTGTGGCGTCGATCACGACCAATGAACCCGCGCTCGCGGCGCGGGTTTTGCGAGGATAG
- the yidD gene encoding membrane protein insertion efficiency factor YidD: MPAGSEAAAGPSPGADARRLPSALVLAVALTAALVGDAFNPPARQWSGRAAAAAVSAYRKTVSPLLARSRLVRCRFTPTCSLYGLEALRRHGFFRGSALAAWRVLRCNPLSKGGVDLVP, encoded by the coding sequence TTGCCCGCCGGTTCTGAGGCCGCCGCCGGACCCTCGCCCGGCGCCGACGCGCGCCGGCTCCCTTCCGCGCTCGTGCTCGCGGTCGCCCTGACGGCCGCCCTCGTCGGCGACGCCTTCAACCCGCCCGCGCGCCAGTGGAGCGGACGGGCGGCCGCAGCCGCCGTGAGCGCCTACCGCAAAACGGTCTCGCCGCTCCTGGCGAGGAGCCGGCTCGTGCGATGCCGCTTCACTCCGACCTGCTCGCTCTACGGGCTCGAGGCGCTGCGCCGCCACGGCTTCTTCCGGGGAAGCGCGCTCGCCGCGTGGAGGGTCCTCCGATGCAATCCGCTGTCGAAGGGGGGCGTCGACCTCGTTCCGTAG
- the pyrF gene encoding orotidine-5'-phosphate decarboxylase yields MTPRETAARDRIGVALDFGSAPEARDFAARMKGRCGWFKIGLELFVAEGPALVSEIARSGKVFLDLKLHDIPNTVAAAARAAVRTGASLVNVHASGGREMMVAARAAVAEEAARLGRERPAVIAVTILTSLGPEAFAELPFSGDPSAAALRLSQLAAASGLDGVVCSAAEVAAVRAACGPAFLTVVPGIRPRGSEAGDQKRIATPGAALSAGASILVVGRPVTRAADPVAALDAIVEEMAGA; encoded by the coding sequence GTGACGCCGCGCGAGACCGCCGCACGCGACCGGATCGGCGTCGCCCTCGATTTCGGGAGCGCTCCCGAAGCGCGCGACTTCGCGGCGCGCATGAAGGGGCGGTGCGGCTGGTTCAAGATCGGCCTCGAGCTCTTCGTCGCCGAAGGGCCGGCGCTCGTCTCGGAGATCGCGCGCTCGGGAAAGGTGTTCCTCGACTTGAAGCTCCACGACATCCCGAACACCGTCGCCGCCGCGGCGAGGGCCGCGGTCCGGACCGGCGCTTCGCTCGTCAACGTCCATGCCTCGGGCGGCCGAGAGATGATGGTGGCCGCGCGGGCCGCGGTCGCCGAGGAAGCGGCGCGCCTCGGCCGCGAGCGGCCGGCGGTGATCGCCGTGACGATCCTGACTTCCCTCGGGCCGGAGGCCTTTGCCGAGCTGCCGTTTTCCGGCGATCCTTCGGCCGCCGCGCTCCGGCTGTCCCAGCTCGCGGCGGCGTCGGGCCTCGACGGCGTCGTCTGCTCGGCGGCCGAGGTCGCCGCGGTGCGAGCCGCGTGCGGGCCGGCGTTCCTGACCGTCGTGCCGGGGATCCGCCCCCGCGGGTCGGAGGCCGGCGACCAGAAGCGGATCGCGACTCCCGGCGCCGCTCTGTCGGCCGGAGCGTCGATCCTCGTCGTCGGCCGCCCGGTCACGCGCGCGGCCGATCCGGTCGCGGCGCTCGACGCGATCGTCGAGGAGATGGCGGGAGCCTGA